A portion of the Halopelagius inordinatus genome contains these proteins:
- a CDS encoding DUF998 domain-containing protein — MIRLAPVSRRTARALGAVGSLVALGGVVLATALSPTFSWAASALSDLGVRPPTAPVFNGSLAVGGAVAVGYALPLGRQSRLVAACYAVAVASLSLVGVFPAGTALHVPVAVSFFVASTATMTADGVARRDSRSGRLALLLAAGHVVSWGLWLRGVRLGPGLAVPEFAGAVAFAAWVVALSSPAPLRSAFDADASAQV; from the coding sequence GTGATACGCCTCGCTCCGGTCTCTCGGCGAACCGCGCGTGCACTCGGAGCGGTCGGTTCGCTCGTCGCACTCGGCGGCGTCGTCCTCGCGACGGCCCTCTCACCGACGTTCTCGTGGGCCGCGAGCGCCCTCTCGGACCTCGGCGTCCGACCGCCGACCGCGCCGGTTTTCAACGGCAGTCTCGCCGTCGGCGGCGCGGTCGCGGTCGGATACGCTCTCCCTCTCGGGCGACAGTCGCGTCTCGTCGCCGCCTGCTACGCGGTCGCTGTCGCGTCGCTGAGTCTGGTCGGCGTCTTCCCCGCGGGGACGGCGCTTCACGTTCCGGTCGCCGTCTCCTTTTTTGTCGCGTCGACGGCGACGATGACCGCAGACGGCGTCGCACGGCGGGACAGTCGGTCGGGGAGACTCGCGTTACTTCTGGCCGCGGGGCACGTGGTCTCGTGGGGACTGTGGCTCCGCGGCGTGCGACTCGGTCCGGGACTGGCCGTGCCGGAGTTCGCGGGCGCGGTTGCGTTCGCGGCGTGGGTGGTCGCTCTCTCCTCGCCCGCGCCGCTTCGGTCCGCGTTCGACGCCGATGCGAGCGCTCAGGTGTAG
- a CDS encoding cytochrome c oxidase subunit 3, translating into MGTEETHDDHGHHLPAVEDWPRGFGEASWWPFVTAVGGAGVYVAAALYILGRGEDAIVGPVVGPAAFVGSIALFLVGIYGWLYHAFVSHFWSRSASEKGESKLRWGMIAFLGSELGTFGALFGYYFYIRAGTWPPQELPHLLGSLVLVNTAILVLSSFTLHWAHVGIRQDDRKKFVGGLAVTLLLGLIFIGGQVYEYYEFIVHSNFSLTDGIFGTAFYGLTGLHGLHVSLGAVILGIVFVRALMGQYSAERHVSVSTASMYWHFVDVVWIFLVVVLYAGAEIGA; encoded by the coding sequence ATGGGTACCGAAGAAACACACGACGACCACGGCCACCACTTACCGGCCGTCGAGGACTGGCCTCGCGGGTTCGGTGAGGCCAGTTGGTGGCCGTTCGTCACCGCGGTCGGCGGCGCAGGCGTGTACGTGGCCGCCGCACTCTACATCCTCGGGCGCGGCGAGGACGCTATCGTCGGCCCCGTTGTGGGTCCGGCGGCGTTCGTCGGGAGCATCGCGCTGTTCCTCGTCGGAATATACGGGTGGCTCTACCACGCGTTCGTGAGCCACTTCTGGTCGCGGAGTGCGAGCGAGAAAGGCGAAAGCAAACTGAGGTGGGGTATGATCGCCTTCCTCGGGTCCGAACTCGGCACGTTCGGTGCGCTGTTCGGATACTACTTCTACATCCGGGCGGGGACGTGGCCGCCGCAGGAACTGCCGCACCTCCTCGGGTCGCTCGTCCTCGTGAACACGGCGATACTCGTGCTCTCGTCGTTCACGCTCCACTGGGCGCACGTCGGCATCCGCCAGGACGACCGCAAGAAGTTCGTCGGCGGACTCGCCGTCACGCTCCTCTTGGGCCTCATCTTCATCGGCGGACAGGTGTACGAGTACTACGAGTTCATCGTCCACTCGAACTTCTCGCTCACGGACGGCATCTTCGGGACGGCGTTCTACGGGCTCACCGGACTCCACGGACTGCACGTGAGTCTGGGCGCGGTCATCCTCGGCATCGTCTTCGTCCGCGCTCTGATGGGACAGTACTCCGCGGAACGACACGTCTCCGTCAGCACGGCGTCGATGTACTGGCACTTCGTGGACGTCGTCTGGATATTCCTCGTCGTCGTCCTGTACGCCGGCGCGGAAATCGGAGCCTGA
- a CDS encoding phytoene/squalene synthase family protein, translating into MSQQDDRPQVDRADLEWCHKSVQGVSRTFALTVDVLDEPMASHICIGYLLCRVADTVEDASNVPPEAQADILRTYDAALDPDDETDVEAFSDAVSPYLPSEAEMNDDWRVVRDAPRVVRTFEALPADVREAVTPPVRELVQGMVMFVERYADEGGLRIQSPEELEEYCYYAAGTVGNLITNLVTRHDLTAERRSRLYDTAEEFGLLLQLVNISKDVHDDYSSENNVYLPEEWLAEEGVSQEEILAPENESAVSSVVRRTAEHATSFLDDAQTYLETVPLRNGNTLAAWAIPFLLSVGTLRELLSNPEDAVTDKGVKVSRKEVFAVVSAMSSGQVEREALADLRTEIFARPYHRAPSTAD; encoded by the coding sequence ATGTCTCAGCAGGATGACCGCCCCCAGGTCGACCGGGCCGACCTCGAGTGGTGCCACAAGTCGGTTCAAGGGGTCTCTCGTACCTTCGCGCTGACGGTGGACGTTCTCGACGAGCCGATGGCTTCGCACATCTGTATCGGATACCTCCTCTGTCGCGTCGCCGACACCGTAGAGGACGCATCGAACGTTCCGCCGGAGGCGCAGGCGGATATCCTGCGGACGTACGACGCGGCGCTGGACCCCGACGACGAGACGGACGTCGAGGCGTTCAGCGACGCCGTCTCCCCGTACCTCCCGTCCGAAGCCGAGATGAACGACGACTGGCGCGTCGTCCGAGACGCGCCCCGCGTCGTCCGCACGTTCGAGGCGCTTCCGGCGGACGTCCGCGAGGCGGTGACGCCGCCGGTTCGCGAACTCGTCCAGGGGATGGTGATGTTCGTCGAACGCTACGCCGACGAGGGCGGCCTCAGAATCCAATCGCCCGAGGAGCTAGAGGAGTACTGTTACTACGCCGCGGGCACCGTCGGCAACCTCATCACCAACCTCGTCACGCGCCACGACCTGACCGCGGAACGCCGGTCGCGTCTGTACGACACCGCAGAGGAGTTCGGCCTCCTCCTCCAACTCGTGAACATCTCGAAAGACGTCCACGACGACTACTCCTCAGAGAACAACGTCTACCTCCCGGAGGAGTGGTTGGCAGAGGAGGGCGTCTCCCAAGAGGAGATACTCGCCCCGGAAAACGAGAGTGCGGTGTCGTCCGTCGTCCGCCGGACCGCAGAACACGCCACGTCGTTCTTAGACGACGCCCAGACGTACTTGGAGACGGTTCCGCTCCGAAACGGCAACACCCTCGCCGCGTGGGCGATTCCGTTTCTCCTGTCGGTCGGGACGCTCAGAGAACTGCTCTCGAACCCCGAGGACGCCGTCACGGACAAAGGCGTGAAGGTGTCTCGAAAGGAGGTGTTCGCCGTCGTCTCCGCGATGAGTAGCGGGCAGGTCGAACGCGAGGCGCTCGCGGACCTGCGGACGGAAATCTTCGCCCGACCGTACCACCGCGCGCCGTCGACCGCCGACTGA
- a CDS encoding acyl-CoA dehydrogenase — protein MDFALSPEQRQIRDVVSEFVDEEVRPRAAEIDETDEYPADLVAEMAELGLMGMPFPEEYGGAGLDYHSYAIGLEEISRGSGGLGTIVAAHTSLAGNMLYEFGDDDQRERFLTPLSEGTELGAFALSEAQAGSDVPAMGTTATREGDEYVLNGGKLWTSNGSEADTVVVFAKTDPDAGNKGISSFVVRPEDDDGFVVEGTEHKLGDKGCPTAELRFDEMRLPADRLLGEEGEGFVQALKTLNGGRITIAARGVGIARAALDDAVDYAGDREQFGEPIGEMQAITHKLADMDTKVQAAKLLMHKAADLKMRGESYVKEAAQAKLYASEVSREVANEAIQIHGGYGYTKDFPVERYYRDAKLNEIYEGTSEVLRNTIGDRVQSER, from the coding sequence ATGGACTTCGCGCTCTCCCCGGAACAGAGACAGATTCGCGACGTGGTTTCGGAGTTCGTCGACGAGGAGGTGCGGCCGCGGGCCGCCGAGATAGACGAGACGGACGAGTACCCCGCCGATTTGGTCGCCGAGATGGCCGAACTCGGACTGATGGGGATGCCGTTCCCCGAGGAGTACGGCGGGGCCGGACTCGACTATCACTCGTACGCCATCGGACTCGAAGAGATAAGCCGCGGAAGCGGCGGACTCGGAACCATCGTCGCCGCGCACACCTCTCTCGCGGGGAACATGCTGTACGAGTTCGGCGACGACGACCAAAGAGAGCGGTTCCTGACGCCTCTGAGCGAGGGCACGGAGTTGGGCGCGTTCGCTCTCTCCGAGGCCCAAGCCGGAAGCGACGTACCGGCGATGGGAACGACGGCGACGCGCGAGGGTGACGAGTACGTCCTGAACGGCGGGAAACTCTGGACCTCGAACGGGTCCGAGGCGGACACCGTCGTCGTGTTCGCAAAGACGGACCCCGACGCCGGGAACAAAGGTATCTCCTCGTTCGTCGTCCGCCCCGAGGACGACGACGGGTTCGTCGTCGAGGGAACCGAGCACAAACTCGGCGACAAGGGCTGTCCGACCGCCGAACTCCGATTCGACGAGATGCGTCTCCCCGCGGACCGACTGCTCGGCGAGGAGGGCGAGGGGTTCGTGCAGGCGCTGAAGACGCTCAACGGCGGTCGAATCACCATCGCGGCGCGCGGCGTCGGAATCGCCCGCGCGGCACTCGACGACGCCGTCGACTACGCCGGGGACAGAGAGCAGTTCGGCGAACCCATCGGCGAGATGCAGGCGATAACGCACAAACTCGCCGACATGGACACGAAAGTGCAGGCGGCGAAACTCCTCATGCACAAGGCGGCCGACCTGAAGATGCGCGGCGAGTCGTACGTCAAGGAGGCCGCACAGGCGAAGTTGTACGCGAGCGAAGTCAGCAGAGAAGTCGCGAACGAGGCGATTCAGATCCACGGCGGATACGGCTACACGAAGGACTTCCCGGTCGAACGCTACTACCGCGACGCGAAACTGAACGAGATTTACGAGGGGACGAGCGAGGTTCTCCGAAACACCATCGGCGACCGGGTGCAGAGCGAGCGGTGA
- a CDS encoding DNA-binding protein: MWFQSGRRRDLCALLYEAGELRGQKLKTRLETQYDLRIDPKSFYGTLDALVSKGHLARRTEGIHDVYTLTERGEAGVESYYEWVTERVASDGTKPRGATEQTGGPERTTPPERSTR, from the coding sequence ATGTGGTTTCAGAGCGGTCGCCGCCGCGACCTCTGTGCGCTCCTCTACGAGGCGGGGGAACTCCGCGGACAGAAACTGAAGACGCGTCTGGAGACGCAGTACGACCTGCGCATCGACCCGAAATCGTTCTACGGAACGCTCGACGCCCTCGTCTCGAAGGGCCACCTCGCGCGCCGGACCGAAGGCATCCACGACGTGTACACTCTCACCGAACGCGGCGAGGCGGGCGTCGAGTCGTACTACGAGTGGGTGACAGAACGGGTCGCGTCGGACGGAACGAAACCGAGGGGCGCGACGGAGCAGACGGGCGGACCCGAACGGACGACCCCGCCGGAGCGTTCGACGCGGTAG
- a CDS encoding DUF7111 family protein — MSEREATDNGITGRYYETETERVLEFVGERGTAAVAQNIEGYAMLKVRPTPDGDELERYYGFDMALDHAAELLGVSPTDLPVPDPAADMGM, encoded by the coding sequence ATGAGCGAACGCGAGGCGACGGACAACGGCATCACCGGCCGGTACTACGAGACGGAGACCGAACGCGTCTTGGAGTTCGTCGGCGAACGCGGGACGGCGGCGGTGGCACAGAACATCGAAGGTTACGCCATGCTGAAAGTCCGCCCGACGCCCGACGGCGACGAACTCGAACGCTACTACGGATTCGACATGGCTCTCGACCACGCCGCGGAACTCCTCGGCGTCTCGCCGACGGACCTGCCGGTTCCGGACCCGGCGGCAGACATGGGGATGTAA
- a CDS encoding protein sorting system archaetidylserine synthase (This PssA-like phosphatidyltransferase, along with a PssD-like decarboxylase, is required in Haloarchaea for the archaeosortase ArtA to replace the PGF-CTERM sorting signal with a C-terminal lipid anchor.), which yields MMPRFVGKMGLADAVTVSNAALGFLAAVAASVDVTLAARLILLAAIADALDGVIARRRGGTAVGEYLDALADVASFGVAPAFLVATVVLETRWAGDAGLAVGLAGAAAFVAMAVVRLGLYTAYDGDVAETKGVQTTLAATILAAGVLAGFAQPPVLVPLIYLLAALMVTTVVYPDLHAQDALVMGVVQGLAIVCTGELGEVFAFGLLFLALAYLFLGPMFYWRRD from the coding sequence ATGATGCCCCGGTTCGTCGGCAAGATGGGACTCGCCGACGCAGTAACCGTCTCGAACGCCGCCCTCGGATTTCTGGCGGCAGTCGCCGCGTCCGTGGACGTCACCCTCGCCGCGCGACTCATCCTGCTTGCGGCCATCGCGGACGCCTTAGACGGCGTCATCGCGCGCCGTCGCGGGGGAACCGCGGTCGGCGAGTATCTGGACGCGTTGGCCGACGTCGCCTCGTTCGGCGTCGCGCCGGCGTTCCTCGTGGCCACCGTCGTGTTGGAGACGCGGTGGGCGGGCGACGCCGGACTCGCCGTCGGCCTCGCGGGGGCGGCGGCGTTCGTCGCGATGGCCGTCGTCAGACTCGGTCTCTACACCGCCTACGACGGCGACGTGGCCGAGACGAAAGGCGTCCAGACGACGCTGGCGGCGACGATTCTCGCCGCGGGCGTCCTCGCCGGATTCGCGCAACCGCCGGTTCTCGTCCCCCTCATCTACCTCCTTGCGGCCCTGATGGTGACGACTGTCGTCTACCCGGATCTGCACGCACAGGACGCTCTCGTCATGGGCGTCGTACAGGGGTTGGCAATCGTCTGCACCGGGGAGTTAGGAGAGGTGTTCGCGTTCGGACTGCTGTTTTTGGCGCTCGCGTATCTGTTCTTGGGGCCGATGTTCTACTGGCGGCGGGACTGA
- a CDS encoding cupredoxin domain-containing protein, producing MNGSQGSVPSRREFLVGAGAVGASALAGCSGVSGSNSSGSDDYDVGMTAVAFTTPELTVSVGDEVVWRNTSSRGHTVTAYEDSIPEEAEFFASGGFDSEGEARDAFGNGLGGIIDSGSSYSHTFEVPGTYEYVCIPHEQSGMVGTVVVEE from the coding sequence ATGAACGGTTCTCAGGGTTCTGTCCCGTCCCGCCGGGAGTTCCTCGTCGGAGCCGGTGCGGTCGGAGCGAGCGCTCTGGCCGGTTGCTCGGGCGTCTCGGGGTCGAACTCTTCGGGGTCGGACGACTACGACGTGGGGATGACCGCGGTGGCGTTCACCACGCCCGAACTCACGGTGTCGGTCGGCGACGAAGTGGTCTGGCGGAACACGAGTTCGCGGGGCCACACCGTCACCGCCTACGAGGATTCGATCCCCGAGGAGGCCGAGTTCTTCGCGAGCGGAGGATTCGACTCCGAAGGGGAAGCGCGCGACGCGTTCGGAAACGGGCTGGGCGGCATCATAGACAGCGGTAGTTCCTACTCGCACACGTTCGAGGTTCCCGGAACCTACGAGTACGTCTGCATCCCGCACGAGCAGTCGGGGATGGTCGGCACTGTCGTCGTAGAGGAGTAG
- a CDS encoding 30S ribosomal protein S3ae, with translation MSERSVSKQKRGKRWYTLVAPEQFDRQEIGSTMADEPEKVYGRTVEVTLGELTGDQGANNTKLTFKVNDVSTDAAYTEFVKHELTRDYLRSLVRRGASKVAANITILTTDDYRVQVQPVAFTTKKADRSQEKAIRRVMIDLVEEAAEERTFAELIDSIVEGHLSSAIYGEAKTIYPLRRVEVQKLSLRARPEEVAAEEEAAVDVDEEDIAVDEA, from the coding sequence ATGAGCGAACGATCAGTCTCGAAGCAGAAGCGCGGCAAGCGATGGTACACCCTCGTGGCTCCGGAGCAGTTCGACCGGCAGGAAATCGGCTCTACGATGGCCGACGAGCCGGAGAAGGTGTACGGACGCACCGTCGAGGTCACCCTCGGCGAACTCACCGGAGACCAGGGTGCGAACAACACGAAGCTCACCTTCAAGGTGAACGACGTGTCCACCGACGCGGCGTACACGGAGTTCGTCAAGCACGAACTCACGCGGGACTACCTCCGTAGTCTCGTCCGCCGCGGCGCGTCGAAGGTTGCGGCGAACATCACGATTCTGACGACGGACGACTACCGCGTCCAGGTTCAGCCCGTGGCGTTCACGACCAAGAAGGCCGACCGCTCCCAAGAGAAGGCCATCCGCCGGGTCATGATAGACCTCGTCGAAGAGGCCGCAGAGGAGCGCACCTTCGCGGAACTCATAGACAGCATCGTAGAGGGCCACCTCTCGTCGGCCATCTACGGCGAAGCAAAGACCATCTACCCGCTCCGCCGGGTGGAGGTCCAGAAGCTCTCCTTGCGCGCGCGCCCCGAAGAGGTCGCCGCCGAGGAGGAAGCCGCAGTCGACGTCGACGAAGAAGACATCGCGGTCGACGAAGCCTGA
- a CDS encoding KEOPS complex subunit Pcc1, giving the protein MTNRSENERENGTAGAVESRSARLRTTHDAADAVAASLRPDNTDSIRMVVEGETLTTTIERETTGGLQSTVDDAVVNLTVADAVIDTVRNYQS; this is encoded by the coding sequence GTGACGAACCGAAGCGAGAACGAACGCGAGAACGGAACGGCCGGGGCCGTCGAGTCTCGGTCGGCCCGCCTCCGGACGACGCACGACGCCGCCGACGCGGTGGCCGCGTCGCTCCGTCCGGACAACACCGACTCCATCCGGATGGTCGTCGAGGGTGAGACGCTCACGACGACCATCGAACGGGAGACGACGGGCGGGCTGCAGTCCACGGTGGACGACGCCGTGGTCAACCTGACGGTGGCAGACGCCGTCATCGACACAGTACGCAACTACCAATCATGA
- a CDS encoding 30S ribosomal protein S15: protein MARMHTRRRGSSSSDKPVADEPPEWSDVDAEDIEARVVELAEQGYEPSQIGLKLRDDGVKGTPVPNVKLATGKKVTEILEENDAAPELPEDLRNLMERAIGLRRHMEENSQDMQNKRALQNTESKIRRLVNYYRGDVLDEDFTYSYDVAVRLLEE from the coding sequence ATGGCACGAATGCATACCCGCCGCCGTGGCTCGTCCAGCTCGGACAAGCCGGTGGCAGACGAACCCCCGGAGTGGAGCGACGTCGACGCCGAAGACATCGAAGCACGCGTCGTCGAACTCGCGGAGCAGGGCTACGAGCCCAGCCAGATCGGCCTGAAGCTTCGCGACGACGGCGTCAAAGGAACCCCGGTTCCGAACGTGAAGCTCGCGACCGGTAAGAAAGTCACCGAGATTCTCGAAGAGAACGACGCCGCGCCCGAGCTTCCGGAAGACCTCCGGAACCTGATGGAGCGCGCAATCGGTCTCCGCCGGCACATGGAGGAGAACTCGCAGGACATGCAGAACAAGCGAGCGCTCCAGAACACCGAGTCGAAGATTCGCCGCCTCGTCAACTACTACCGAGGCGACGTACTCGACGAGGACTTCACCTACAGCTACGACGTCGCCGTCCGCCTCCTCGAAGAGTAA
- a CDS encoding PAS domain S-box protein — MTGSPGTETDSEPHVRIRQQETVAELGQEALETDDIDRLMGDAAAAVAETLATEYAAVFELLSGGEELLLRRGVGWRDEVGAATVPADRASQTGYALRSERPVVVEDIRTEERFSGPELLTGHDAVSGISAVVGPVEDPWGVLGTYATDRRSFTEQDADFVRSVANVLTAAIEDAETKRHLRRRESELEEMFDRITDAFLGLDENWEITYVNERGGELLDPDDDGLIGENFWDPFEPALGTTFEDEYREAMETQEPTSFEEYYPPLETWFEVHAYPSDSGLSIYFRDVTEHRARERERELFRTLLDRSNDSILVIESQTGKILDANETACRHLGYERDELLELTVPEMERRFDDLEEWRAHVETVEKEGPITVEGVHERKDGTTYPAEVNVTHAELDREYMVAIARDITERRERERRLRESKQQYRTLAENFPNGVVTMFDNDLEYMLAAGRGFDELPLSPTDVEEESVRTVWPEHVSEAIESAFRANSDGEPQTVETEYANREWVVHVVPIDDQEGNVFGGMTIAQDITERNEYRKRLEESNERLEEFAYAASHDLQEPLRMVTSYLQLLESRYADALDEDGEEFIEYAVDGAERMRDMIDGLLEYSRVDTRGNQFESVDLNEILAETRENLRVKIEETDAEITAERLPRVRADPSQIQQVFQNLLSNAIEYTDDGPPRIRIEAERNGRKHRISVEDEGIGIDPEDRDRIFEVFQRLHTREEHSGTGIGLALCQRIVERHGGDIWADSTLGGGTTFSFTLPSAQTADE, encoded by the coding sequence ATGACTGGTTCTCCCGGTACGGAGACAGATTCGGAGCCGCACGTCCGCATCCGCCAACAGGAGACCGTCGCGGAACTCGGCCAGGAGGCGCTCGAAACCGACGATATCGACCGGCTGATGGGCGATGCCGCGGCCGCCGTCGCCGAGACGTTGGCCACCGAGTACGCGGCGGTGTTCGAACTGCTCTCGGGCGGGGAGGAACTGCTCCTTCGACGCGGCGTGGGGTGGAGAGACGAAGTCGGGGCGGCGACGGTACCGGCGGACCGAGCGTCGCAGACGGGATACGCGCTGCGCTCCGAGCGTCCGGTCGTCGTCGAGGATATCCGCACCGAAGAGCGGTTCTCCGGCCCCGAACTTCTCACCGGCCACGACGCGGTGAGTGGAATCAGCGCCGTCGTGGGACCGGTCGAGGACCCTTGGGGCGTCTTGGGAACGTACGCGACCGACCGCCGGTCGTTCACGGAACAGGACGCGGACTTCGTCCGGAGCGTCGCGAACGTCCTCACCGCGGCTATCGAGGACGCGGAGACGAAGCGTCACCTCCGGAGGCGAGAGAGCGAACTCGAAGAGATGTTCGACCGAATCACGGACGCGTTCCTCGGGTTAGACGAGAACTGGGAGATAACGTACGTCAACGAACGCGGCGGAGAACTCCTCGACCCCGACGACGACGGACTGATAGGCGAGAACTTCTGGGACCCGTTCGAACCGGCGCTCGGAACGACGTTCGAAGACGAGTATCGAGAGGCGATGGAGACGCAGGAGCCGACGTCGTTCGAGGAGTACTACCCGCCGCTCGAGACGTGGTTCGAGGTCCACGCCTATCCGTCGGACTCCGGCCTCTCGATTTACTTTCGGGACGTGACCGAGCATCGGGCGCGCGAACGGGAGCGGGAACTCTTCAGAACCCTGCTCGACCGGAGCAACGACAGCATACTGGTCATCGAGTCGCAGACGGGGAAGATCCTCGACGCGAACGAGACCGCCTGTCGCCACCTCGGATACGAGCGGGACGAACTGCTCGAGTTGACGGTACCCGAGATGGAGCGGCGATTCGACGACCTCGAGGAGTGGCGGGCCCACGTCGAGACCGTAGAGAAAGAAGGGCCGATTACGGTCGAGGGAGTCCACGAACGGAAGGACGGGACCACCTACCCCGCGGAGGTCAACGTCACGCACGCCGAACTCGACCGAGAGTACATGGTCGCCATCGCCCGCGATATCACCGAGCGTCGAGAGCGCGAGCGCCGACTCAGAGAGTCGAAACAGCAGTACCGAACGCTCGCCGAGAACTTCCCGAACGGCGTCGTCACCATGTTCGACAACGACCTCGAGTACATGCTCGCGGCGGGACGCGGATTCGACGAACTCCCGCTCTCACCGACCGACGTCGAAGAGGAGTCGGTCCGGACGGTGTGGCCCGAGCACGTCTCCGAGGCGATCGAATCCGCCTTTCGAGCGAACTCGGACGGCGAACCACAGACGGTCGAAACCGAGTACGCGAACCGCGAGTGGGTCGTCCACGTGGTCCCGATAGACGACCAAGAGGGGAACGTCTTCGGCGGCATGACCATCGCGCAGGACATCACCGAGCGAAACGAGTACCGAAAGCGACTCGAAGAGTCGAACGAGCGACTCGAAGAGTTCGCGTACGCCGCCTCTCACGACCTCCAAGAACCGCTTCGGATGGTCACGAGCTACCTGCAACTCCTGGAGAGCCGGTACGCCGACGCGCTCGACGAGGACGGCGAGGAGTTCATCGAGTACGCCGTCGACGGCGCAGAGCGGATGCGCGACATGATCGACGGCCTCCTCGAGTACTCCCGCGTCGACACCCGAGGCAACCAGTTCGAGTCGGTCGACCTGAACGAGATACTGGCGGAGACGCGCGAGAACCTGCGGGTGAAGATCGAAGAGACGGACGCGGAGATAACGGCGGAACGGCTCCCGCGGGTGCGGGCCGACCCGAGTCAGATCCAGCAGGTGTTCCAGAATCTGCTCTCGAACGCCATCGAGTACACCGACGACGGACCACCGCGGATACGAATCGAGGCGGAGCGAAACGGGCGAAAACACCGGATTTCGGTCGAAGACGAGGGAATCGGTATCGACCCGGAGGACCGAGACCGCATCTTCGAGGTGTTCCAGCGACTCCACACCCGCGAGGAGCACTCGGGGACCGGCATCGGACTCGCGCTCTGTCAGCGCATCGTCGAACGCCACGGCGGCGACATCTGGGCCGACTCTACCCTCGGTGGGGGGACGACGTTCTCGTTTACGCTGCCGTCGGCGCAGACTGCCGACGAGTGA
- a CDS encoding endonuclease/exonuclease/phosphatase family protein has protein sequence MPYHTTRRGVLKAIGAAGTLSGFVGTVSGHDRPTTARYAAFNVIELETEQVQEPGDPQAEAAARIVQEVRPDVLVVNELTNNLQEGEATDRANIDAFVENYLSVPQRDDLKGIRYPHTLQPDSNTGVLPEAEYDFNKDGESGRRPGDAYGFGEYPGHYAFGIASRYPLDTNAVRSFRTFLWADMPDNLIPVEGDEGVETSEDSIYLTEEELDAYRLSSKTHIDVPLKIRGETVHGLFSHPTPPAFDGPNNFNGRWNHDEVRFFADYVAGEEYIYDDSGKSGGLDEDASYVLMGDMNAGPGTDRPLDPATKYFIENDDFDTRTLPTSPGGTELGNPYATAEFGDGSHVDWVLPSPDLSVRASSVVWPSTQMTRRGLLDDVREASDHRMVWADITAE, from the coding sequence GTGCCATACCACACCACGCGACGGGGCGTTCTGAAAGCTATCGGCGCGGCGGGAACGCTGTCGGGATTCGTCGGCACCGTCAGCGGTCACGACCGGCCGACGACGGCGCGCTACGCCGCGTTCAACGTAATCGAGTTGGAGACCGAGCAGGTCCAAGAACCGGGCGACCCGCAGGCGGAGGCCGCCGCCCGCATCGTTCAGGAAGTCCGCCCCGACGTGCTCGTCGTCAACGAACTCACGAACAACCTGCAGGAGGGCGAGGCCACCGACCGAGCCAACATCGACGCGTTCGTCGAGAACTACCTCAGCGTCCCACAGAGAGACGACTTAAAGGGAATCCGGTACCCGCACACGCTGCAACCCGACAGCAACACCGGCGTCCTTCCCGAGGCGGAGTACGACTTCAACAAAGACGGCGAGTCCGGCCGACGCCCCGGCGATGCCTACGGGTTCGGTGAGTATCCCGGTCACTACGCGTTCGGCATCGCGAGTCGGTACCCCCTCGATACGAACGCCGTCCGCTCGTTCCGGACGTTCCTGTGGGCAGACATGCCGGACAACCTCATCCCGGTCGAGGGAGACGAGGGCGTCGAAACGAGCGAAGACAGCATCTACCTCACCGAAGAGGAGTTAGACGCGTACCGACTCTCCTCGAAGACGCACATCGACGTACCGTTGAAGATTCGCGGCGAGACGGTCCACGGTCTCTTCTCGCATCCGACGCCGCCCGCGTTCGACGGGCCGAACAACTTCAACGGCCGGTGGAACCACGACGAGGTTCGTTTCTTCGCGGACTACGTCGCGGGCGAAGAGTACATCTACGACGACTCCGGGAAGAGCGGTGGCCTCGACGAGGACGCGTCCTACGTCCTGATGGGCGATATGAACGCGGGTCCGGGGACCGACAGACCGCTCGACCCGGCGACGAAGTACTTCATCGAGAACGACGATTTCGACACCCGAACGCTCCCCACGAGTCCTGGCGGCACGGAACTCGGAAACCCCTACGCGACCGCCGAGTTCGGCGACGGGTCGCACGTCGATTGGGTCCTCCCGTCGCCGGACCTCTCGGTGCGCGCGTCGTCGGTAGTCTGGCCGAGCACGCAGATGACAAGACGCGGCCTCCTCGACGACGTCCGGGAGGCGTCCGACCACCGCATGGTCTGGGCGGATATCACCGCGGAGTGA